In one Nostoc sp. KVJ3 genomic region, the following are encoded:
- a CDS encoding peptidylprolyl isomerase has product MLNLLKSWLKNSLMAILLVTIFLGITTAGWTPSSSAALPSGNAITDGKALLRYALPIDNKPVRQLQASLEDISAQLRANRRWGAISKDISQASRILDKPSQILTSVPTERQPQAEAWISELKSGVGKLQELANSKDKEKILQDRGKLLNLVTQLEESMVKEFPFEVPAQFSNLPQLKGHATVEIKTNKGDLTIVVDGYSAPVTAGNFVDLVQKGFYNDLEFTRSEESYFLQTGDPAGKDVGYIDPKTGKYRAIPLEVLVQGDKAPTYGITLEEAGRYIDMPVLPFSAFGAVVMARPESEVNGGSSQFFFFLFDPELTPAGRNLLDGRYAVFGYLTEGREVLDKLKAGDKIESAKVVQGIENLVEPQAA; this is encoded by the coding sequence ATGCTTAACTTATTAAAATCCTGGCTGAAGAACAGCCTAATGGCAATACTGCTGGTAACAATATTTTTAGGCATAACTACAGCTGGGTGGACTCCCTCCAGTAGCGCCGCATTGCCATCTGGCAACGCAATTACCGATGGCAAGGCTTTGTTGCGGTATGCACTCCCGATAGATAACAAACCTGTACGGCAACTACAAGCCAGTTTAGAAGACATCTCAGCCCAACTGAGAGCGAATCGGCGGTGGGGTGCTATTTCCAAGGACATCAGCCAAGCATCCCGTATTCTCGATAAACCCTCCCAAATCTTAACAAGCGTTCCCACAGAACGCCAACCCCAAGCCGAAGCTTGGATTAGCGAGTTGAAATCTGGGGTGGGTAAATTGCAAGAATTGGCGAACAGCAAAGATAAAGAAAAAATTCTGCAAGATAGAGGCAAACTTCTGAATCTCGTGACTCAGCTAGAAGAGTCAATGGTGAAAGAATTCCCCTTTGAAGTACCTGCCCAGTTCAGCAACCTGCCACAACTTAAAGGTCATGCCACTGTAGAAATCAAAACCAACAAAGGCGATTTGACCATTGTAGTAGATGGTTATAGCGCCCCTGTCACTGCTGGTAATTTTGTCGATTTAGTACAGAAGGGTTTTTATAATGACTTAGAATTTACCCGTTCTGAAGAATCTTACTTTCTGCAAACTGGAGATCCTGCGGGGAAAGACGTGGGTTACATTGATCCCAAGACGGGCAAATATCGCGCTATTCCCTTAGAAGTCTTAGTTCAAGGTGATAAAGCACCTACTTATGGTATTACGCTAGAAGAAGCTGGTCGTTACATCGATATGCCAGTTCTACCTTTCTCTGCTTTTGGTGCAGTGGTAATGGCTCGTCCCGAAAGTGAAGTAAATGGTGGTTCATCACAATTCTTCTTCTTTTTGTTTGACCCAGAACTCACCCCCGCCGGACGCAATCTATTGGATGGTCGTTATGCCGTTTTTGGCTATCTCACCGAAGGCAGAGAAGTTTTGGATAAACTGAAGGCTGGTGACAAGATTGAATCGGCAAAAGTCGTCCAAGGAATAGAAAATTTGGTTGAGCCGCAAGCAGCATAA
- a CDS encoding Uma2 family endonuclease — translation MVTRPITSITFEEYLTYDDGSDFHYELVDGKLELMNPPTIEHFLIVDFLDTALKVEIKRSSSTWLCFRESGVRTGRNKSRLTDLCVVTVEQARELLNTSAVFQSPPLLIVEVVSPESVKRDYRHKRSEYAALEVPEYWIVDPLKAKVSVLLLEDGFYEETVFTATQEIVSRTFPELAINCDRVFAAGNLN, via the coding sequence ATGGTAACAAGACCAATAACCAGCATTACGTTTGAAGAGTATTTAACCTATGATGATGGTAGCGATTTTCATTATGAACTGGTGGATGGCAAGCTAGAGCTAATGAACCCACCTACTATTGAACATTTCCTGATTGTCGATTTTCTGGATACTGCCTTGAAAGTAGAAATCAAACGTTCTAGCTCAACTTGGCTGTGTTTTCGAGAAAGTGGGGTGAGAACGGGGAGAAATAAATCTCGGTTGACTGATTTGTGTGTAGTGACAGTGGAGCAAGCCAGAGAATTGTTGAATACCTCAGCAGTATTTCAGTCACCGCCGTTACTAATTGTCGAGGTGGTTAGTCCAGAGTCGGTGAAACGGGACTATCGTCATAAGCGTTCTGAATATGCGGCTTTAGAGGTTCCTGAATATTGGATTGTAGACCCATTGAAAGCAAAAGTTTCGGTGTTACTACTGGAAGATGGATTTTACGAAGAAACAGTTTTTACCGCTACTCAGGAGATTGTATCACGGACTTTTCCAGAATTAGCGATCAACTGCGATCGAGTGTTCGCTGCCGGCAATCTAAATTAG
- the thiL gene encoding thiamine-phosphate kinase encodes MNSDLSSQQVKDIGEQGLLERLQRFCPPEIIGDDAAVLETASGQSLVVTTDVLVDGVHFSNLTTSPEDAGWRAAAANLSDLAAMGASPLGITVGLGLPGEVKVSWVERLYQGMTECLQKYNTSIVGGDVVRSPVTTLAITAFGQVNPNQIIRRSAAVVGDAIVVTGVHGASHAGLELLLHPELGQNLKDTERTALIHAHQRPQPRLDVLPILWKILEYQSKIQNLKSKIPVAGMDSSDGLADAIIQICRASGVGAVLEQREIPVPKTFNHWLPEEQALAYALYGGEDFELVLCLPQELALALVQHLDRGAAIVGKITTGSTVLLHDKQKKFPDQVLSLSQGFQHFGQ; translated from the coding sequence GTGAATAGTGACTTATCTTCTCAACAAGTAAAAGATATCGGTGAACAAGGTCTTTTAGAAAGATTGCAGCGTTTCTGTCCACCAGAAATTATCGGCGATGATGCAGCAGTCCTTGAAACTGCATCAGGACAATCTTTGGTGGTGACTACAGATGTGCTAGTTGACGGCGTACATTTTAGCAACCTCACTACTTCCCCAGAAGATGCTGGTTGGCGAGCTGCTGCTGCCAATTTATCCGATTTAGCAGCGATGGGTGCTTCTCCATTGGGAATCACCGTTGGGTTGGGACTCCCTGGCGAAGTTAAGGTAAGTTGGGTTGAGCGACTGTATCAGGGAATGACAGAATGCCTGCAAAAATACAATACCTCAATTGTCGGGGGTGATGTGGTGCGATCGCCTGTGACCACTTTAGCAATTACCGCTTTTGGTCAAGTTAACCCTAATCAAATTATCCGCCGTTCTGCTGCTGTTGTCGGAGATGCGATCGTTGTTACAGGTGTTCATGGAGCCTCCCACGCTGGCTTAGAACTGCTCTTACATCCCGAATTAGGGCAGAACCTCAAAGATACAGAACGCACGGCTCTAATCCACGCACACCAACGCCCACAGCCACGATTAGATGTCTTACCAATCCTCTGGAAAATTCTAGAATATCAATCCAAAATCCAAAATCTAAAATCCAAAATTCCTGTAGCTGGTATGGATAGCAGCGATGGTTTGGCAGATGCGATTATTCAAATTTGCCGTGCTAGTGGCGTTGGCGCTGTCTTAGAACAAAGAGAAATTCCTGTACCAAAAACTTTTAACCATTGGTTGCCAGAAGAGCAAGCGTTAGCTTATGCTCTATACGGTGGCGAAGACTTTGAATTAGTGCTTTGCTTACCACAAGAGTTAGCATTAGCCTTAGTACAACATCTTGATCGAGGTGCTGCGATCGTGGGCAAGATTACAACCGGATCAACAGTACTATTGCACGACAAACAAAAAAAATTCCCCGACCAAGTTCTGAGTCTTAGCCAGGGATTTCAACATTTTGGTCAATAG
- a CDS encoding type I glyceraldehyde-3-phosphate dehydrogenase → MIRVAINGFGRIGRNFARCWVGRENSQIELVAINDTSDPRTNAHLLKYDSMLGKIKGAEISADDNSIIINGKTIKCVSDRNPEKLPWRDWGIDLIIEATGVFTSKEGALKHVNAGAKKVLITAPGKNEDGTFVVGVNHHDYDHNIHNIISNASCTTNCLAPIAKVLNDKFGIIKGTMTTTHSYTGDQRLLDASHRDLRRARAAAINIVPTSTGAAKAVALVIPDLRGKLNGVALRVPTPNVSMVDFVVQVEKRTITEEVNQALKDAAEGPLKGILAYSELELVSSDYQGHDASSIVDANLTLVLGNDLVKVMAWYDNEWGYSQRVLDLAELVAQKWQ, encoded by the coding sequence GTGATTAGAGTTGCAATCAACGGTTTCGGGCGGATTGGACGTAACTTTGCACGTTGCTGGGTGGGTAGAGAGAATAGCCAAATCGAACTTGTCGCTATTAATGACACGTCAGACCCTAGAACCAATGCTCACCTGCTAAAGTATGACTCGATGCTAGGCAAGATCAAAGGTGCTGAGATTAGTGCCGATGATAACTCTATCATCATTAACGGTAAGACCATTAAGTGCGTATCCGATCGCAACCCAGAAAAGTTGCCCTGGAGAGATTGGGGAATTGACCTAATTATCGAAGCAACAGGCGTATTTACTAGCAAAGAAGGAGCGCTGAAGCATGTGAATGCTGGAGCTAAGAAAGTTCTGATTACCGCTCCTGGTAAAAACGAGGATGGGACTTTTGTGGTTGGTGTGAATCATCATGATTATGACCACAACATACACAACATTATCAGTAATGCTAGCTGTACTACTAACTGCTTGGCACCAATAGCCAAGGTGTTGAACGATAAGTTCGGCATCATCAAAGGTACCATGACCACCACCCATAGCTATACAGGCGATCAGCGCTTGCTAGACGCTTCTCACCGGGATTTGCGACGGGCGAGGGCCGCAGCGATAAACATTGTACCCACCTCCACTGGTGCAGCGAAAGCAGTGGCGCTGGTTATCCCAGACCTCAGAGGCAAGCTAAATGGCGTTGCCTTGCGTGTACCAACCCCGAACGTCTCAATGGTAGATTTCGTAGTTCAGGTTGAGAAGCGTACTATTACTGAAGAAGTTAACCAAGCTCTCAAAGATGCTGCCGAAGGCCCACTTAAAGGTATTTTGGCCTACAGCGAACTAGAACTGGTATCGTCTGATTATCAAGGTCATGATGCTTCTTCGATTGTTGATGCTAACTTGACTTTAGTCTTAGGTAATGACTTAGTGAAAGTTATGGCGTGGTATGACAACGAGTGGGGTTACAGCCAACGAGTCTTGGATTTGGCAGAATTGGTAGCCCAGAAGTGGCAATAA
- the nadD gene encoding nicotinate (nicotinamide) nucleotide adenylyltransferase gives MQQLAIFGGTFDPIHWGHLLIAETAMQEVSLEKVIWVPSLNPPHKEAALFEHRVEMLQLAIKDNPAFTVSLVEANRSGTSYAINTLIDLSASYPNTHWHWIVGLDTFQTLPRWYRGHELAQMCDWLIAPRLLGGETITQSKLICKQVEQQLKEQLYTIHWQLLNIPIVGVSSSLIRKLCRERRSIRYLVPETVRSYITNNNFYSNKSE, from the coding sequence ATGCAACAACTAGCAATTTTTGGTGGCACATTTGATCCGATTCATTGGGGACACCTGCTCATAGCCGAGACAGCCATGCAAGAAGTATCCCTTGAAAAGGTAATTTGGGTGCCATCCCTAAATCCTCCTCACAAAGAAGCAGCTTTGTTTGAGCATCGTGTGGAAATGCTGCAATTAGCCATAAAAGATAACCCAGCGTTTACTGTCTCACTAGTGGAGGCAAATCGCTCTGGGACTTCTTATGCCATTAACACCCTGATTGACTTATCTGCTTCTTACCCAAATACTCACTGGCACTGGATTGTAGGCTTGGATACTTTCCAAACCTTACCCCGTTGGTACCGTGGACACGAACTAGCACAAATGTGTGATTGGTTAATCGCACCCCGACTGCTAGGTGGTGAGACTATAACTCAAAGCAAATTAATCTGCAAGCAAGTAGAGCAACAACTGAAGGAGCAGTTATATACCATTCACTGGCAACTCTTGAATATACCAATAGTCGGAGTTTCGTCAAGTCTAATTCGCAAATTGTGCCGCGAACGGCGCTCAATTCGTTATTTAGTCCCGGAAACCGTCAGATCATATATCACTAACAACAATTTCTACTCGAACAAATCTGAATAA
- the murC gene encoding UDP-N-acetylmuramate--L-alanine ligase — MTNSVDFSGRPFHFIGIGGIGMSALAYVLAKRQFPVSGSDLRPNHITHKLESIGAHIFGRQEANNLEFFRPQLLNSQEQLTADTKSKLPQVICSTAINTNNLEYKAALELGCPVLHRSDVLAALIADYYSIAVAGTHGKTTTSSMIGYMLLEAGLDPTILVGGEVNAWEGNARLGQSQYLVAEADESDGSLVKHAPEIGIITNIELDHPDHYDTLEEVINTFQTFAKGCKTLIGSIDCATVRDRLQPTISYSLYSDTNADYTVTNIDYRADGTTALVWEKGKALGVLKLRLLSRHNLSNALAAVAVGRVLGLEFGAIAKGIATFEGARRRFELRGEVDGITFIDDYAHHPSEIRVTLAAARLQARPGQRVVAIFQPHRYSRTLTFLKEFAESFTHADLVVLTDIYSAGEPNLGQITGEQLAAEIAKQHSHVVYQPTLPSVQEYLLKTLRPGDLALFLGAGNLNQVIPEVITALCEPAKATS, encoded by the coding sequence ATGACTAATTCTGTAGATTTTAGTGGTAGACCATTTCATTTTATTGGCATCGGCGGCATAGGTATGTCTGCTCTGGCATACGTTCTTGCCAAGCGTCAATTTCCAGTATCAGGTTCGGATCTTCGTCCAAACCACATTACGCACAAATTGGAATCTATCGGCGCTCATATTTTTGGTAGACAAGAGGCAAACAATCTCGAATTCTTTCGCCCTCAATTATTAAATTCACAAGAACAATTAACTGCTGATACTAAGTCAAAACTACCTCAAGTCATTTGTTCAACAGCAATTAACACGAATAATTTAGAATACAAAGCAGCATTAGAATTAGGTTGTCCGGTTTTACATCGTTCAGATGTACTAGCAGCCTTAATTGCCGATTACTACAGTATTGCAGTAGCAGGAACACACGGCAAAACTACAACCAGTAGCATGATTGGTTATATGCTGCTGGAAGCAGGTCTAGACCCAACGATTTTAGTAGGTGGCGAAGTCAATGCTTGGGAAGGTAATGCTCGATTGGGACAAAGCCAATATTTGGTAGCCGAAGCAGATGAATCTGATGGTTCATTGGTAAAACACGCTCCAGAAATTGGCATCATCACCAATATTGAACTCGATCATCCTGACCATTACGATACATTAGAAGAAGTCATCAATACCTTCCAGACATTTGCTAAGGGTTGTAAAACTTTAATAGGTAGCATTGACTGTGCTACAGTACGCGATCGCTTACAACCCACAATCAGCTACAGTTTATACTCAGATACCAACGCTGATTACACCGTCACTAATATTGATTATCGGGCTGATGGCACCACCGCTCTAGTTTGGGAAAAAGGCAAAGCCTTGGGCGTGTTAAAGTTGCGCCTGCTCAGTCGGCACAATCTCAGCAATGCCCTAGCAGCAGTTGCTGTTGGTCGCGTCTTGGGCTTAGAATTTGGAGCGATCGCTAAAGGTATTGCCACCTTTGAAGGAGCAAGACGACGCTTTGAACTCCGGGGTGAAGTTGATGGTATTACCTTCATTGATGACTATGCTCATCATCCTAGCGAGATTCGCGTTACTCTCGCCGCCGCCCGTTTACAAGCAAGACCAGGACAAAGAGTGGTTGCTATCTTCCAACCCCATCGCTATAGCCGGACACTGACCTTTTTAAAAGAATTTGCCGAATCCTTTACCCATGCTGATTTGGTTGTGCTAACGGATATTTACAGTGCAGGAGAACCCAATTTAGGGCAAATTACTGGTGAACAGCTAGCAGCAGAAATTGCTAAACAGCATTCGCACGTAGTTTATCAACCAACTTTACCCTCAGTCCAAGAGTACTTATTAAAAACATTACGCCCAGGAGACTTGGCGCTGTTTTTAGGGGCTGGGAACTTGAATCAGGTGATTCCTGAAGTAATTACTGCACTTTGCGAACCTGCTAAAGCTACATCTTAA
- the murB gene encoding UDP-N-acetylmuramate dehydrogenase, which translates to MTISQAAGNVCTVSALNTKKHQTSNSVDSEVIYLPNTDCTIKPQACLSAFTSYRVGGAADLYVAPRNLEALQASLKYAKERDLKVTTLGAGSNLLVSDRGISGLVIATRHLRFSNFDPQTGQLTVAAGESIPSLALAAAELGWQGLEWAVGIPGTAGGAVVMNAGAHNSCIADMLVSAEVLSPDGTLETLTPEQLGYGYRTSLLQGGDRIITQATLQLAPGADPAKVVALTKEHKKHRLNTQPYNFPSCGSVFRNPKPYSAGWLIEQTGLKGYQIGGAQVALLHANFIVNRGGAKASDIFCLIRHIQHQVQERWSINLEPEVKMLGEFQGACG; encoded by the coding sequence ATGACTATTTCCCAGGCAGCTGGAAACGTCTGCACAGTTTCTGCTTTGAATACAAAGAAACATCAAACAAGTAATTCGGTGGATAGTGAAGTAATTTACTTACCAAATACTGATTGTACGATCAAGCCCCAGGCTTGCTTGTCAGCATTTACTTCCTATAGAGTTGGGGGAGCAGCTGATTTATACGTTGCTCCCCGAAACTTAGAAGCACTGCAAGCCAGTCTGAAATACGCAAAAGAACGCGATCTAAAGGTGACAACACTGGGAGCAGGTTCTAACTTGCTAGTGAGCGATCGCGGGATATCAGGCTTAGTTATTGCGACTCGTCATCTCCGCTTCAGCAACTTTGACCCTCAAACCGGTCAATTAACCGTTGCTGCTGGAGAATCAATTCCTAGCTTGGCATTGGCGGCAGCGGAATTAGGATGGCAAGGATTGGAGTGGGCTGTTGGCATCCCTGGAACAGCCGGTGGTGCTGTGGTGATGAATGCAGGGGCACATAATAGCTGTATCGCAGATATGTTAGTTAGTGCCGAGGTACTTTCACCCGATGGAACGCTGGAGACTCTTACCCCAGAACAGTTAGGTTATGGCTACCGGACTTCGTTATTGCAAGGTGGCGATCGCATAATCACCCAAGCTACCTTACAACTTGCACCAGGTGCAGACCCAGCGAAAGTTGTAGCACTCACCAAAGAACACAAAAAGCATCGGTTAAACACCCAACCATACAACTTCCCTAGTTGTGGGAGTGTGTTCCGCAATCCCAAACCTTACAGTGCTGGCTGGTTAATTGAACAAACTGGCCTCAAAGGCTACCAAATTGGTGGAGCGCAAGTAGCACTACTCCATGCTAATTTTATCGTTAACCGAGGTGGGGCAAAAGCCAGTGATATATTCTGTCTCATTCGCCACATCCAACATCAGGTACAAGAACGTTGGTCTATTAATTTAGAACCAGAAGTCAAAATGCTCGGAGAGTTTCAAGGTGCTTGTGGATAG